One genomic window of Diospyros lotus cultivar Yz01 chromosome 8, ASM1463336v1, whole genome shotgun sequence includes the following:
- the LOC127807384 gene encoding uncharacterized protein LOC127807384 isoform X3: MEAPPFLHHPPRYVPLSHRPPAPLPPPPPPPQSLSTDPNFYPRFLPPPPSAPLPPQSYRPLPPPPPLRPPSHQSQFTFLNHHPVEDFDFPRRHSSPPRVFNRPLFDDDRSRLRIHELDNSFPDPGPESWVGSPVVCRRFFDDQIPVSPFRLADNHRLGLEGSFRFRDGLTDAFEPNHSPEFLRSRSGSRSTDYHDDYVSSSSGPHRRSSFGDTLVDSNPNSSRDNGSNMGSYESFHGMGSDSDRFRRKKNIRWTHDLPPSRDFPDAPVETKTNEFGEGDGEPRLGFSRRAPQSYGTGRFVSRGSREGKQDFRQSPRKKIQKKSALLRIQYGKSHNRNRNDEYNFPSARTDNSDPSRFRSRGSFIYSNNRMEEDREGSPVELDVSFKSNALVAKAVVTSTSNGTESDRNLQPGNKKFADLLNLPPTKLSHNPVKSNSPTNALDCPSISCKNPKQSRENVMDFSGEAVRGFGSQSCSSGTISSHGYNTPKELVSHKHGTVDLDGISSLRSRKKNKVVSTLSRGSRSRTIKKNAELVKEDRSTTSLPAASQAGEDDMQFKEKKASSSMVLVDNIEVQPYSNGLTEHNKVDEFLGVIVSAKAGADIDSGGSHIWNMRGEGNISSPLLGSSSPLKTKVDVGTVTEDTKVELNAVSSSDRVPVELYISSPSEFFHMDHISQRSQNEPPVILQNDLFKESLESKLPIGDDVNHLLRPQEIKVQKGPLNLHSNFHEGDNASNSENGLTGEKLNDTVANVYDVNAGAIFKETALLVESAALEGLPRSIPSIESNGTFGLSSAKETIKRGFDASVCIHNESTALASNSVVTNSEWKRPVCKIGFVDNNSHESCPAGLIKTIPVDGLSEPTMSCGGNLHVNVNGCSPNKRKDREIPLELLSPSKISLLVNEVSTLHPVATTLSCPVEDFSSAEHEVMILGAGNNDTVIACTDKDNIVHWDSSTKGYLENDLSVKRCFEVSQNATSPNHMKKRKVSESVSPSPLPSETQEEPVSAGFFMHSVEVPSSTDGNLIQSEDGVMVSNMDTVFSSGFPLCSESTTLLLGNTEVGASRNGLVGEGCNIVVSKLEQRYPYPLGVVGEQKEKDSVAIMTRTNNQFDTLDTEKARGENIDASKTDKEPGILCSGTVQQRIPLGTLSPAIDQTKPVTDVEYDSCLLVKDGLPSLLNTLSTHVDGNDISDINLPDEMEPEPMKLSNQDPTEKLSTISASRFKENASDGQVPSEKGCEDVTKTDKLVFEGHSPYSLNTSLQDVALDKKSGHTVGLVHSIISKVGIRPQDGRKTSGWNSMGGEINIRKNQLASAVPRGFPSHLSLKKTETSSCLSKPRTWHRVSNPAASSFPGKKSYTRTAAPHWQSPSGIGKNQNASYIRKGNSLVRKPSPAAAPLNFSHASGSSVYRLNSMGIDGLSKGTVVESKVNGSDPLICSSTGQNSALERPQTPPLPNLSNSITLSSGNGAPLPLADSLVNGCSITESDPSKHKENPDLPKPFEDAPNSFGTHDYQNGQTNNSGSQNLLEDGNSVSLETKKIVYLKRKSNQLVAASSSSDTSIQNVDKAEAPSSDGYYKRKRNQLIRKSLEVTVKVNMSDDTSKLEGKSNLQVSTSSSSRQRPGKGLAKAYKPSKYSLVWTLRDAYSLKKDNPLLHQVWPHLFPWKRATYLRSVMHNSASVSNYNSLSAISRKLLLSRKRETIYTRSARGLSLRKSKVLSVGRSSLKWSKSIEKNSRKANEEATLAVAAVQKKKREKSGVNAVSAGTKTPTTKNRNHSFRKSVHSIELRPGERVFRVGSVRYKMDPTRRTLQRIADEESPCSVTAQSEKEEKKSPVPKRLLIGNHEYVRIGNGNQLIRDPKKRTRILASEKVRWSLHTARLRLARKRKYCQFFTRFGKCNKDDGKCPYIHDPSKIAVCTKFLKGSCTDPNCKLTHQVIPDRMQDCSYFLQGLCTNESCPYRHVNVNPNASICEGFLKGYCADGNECRKKHSYVCPVFEAGGVCPLGSKCKLHHPKKRNKGKKKNPCGEQKNARGRYFGSMQIDTSECQTAVAGKQTGKDGENIFFEEGRFADYIHLDGSDEEEAGDMDSKASEETTTWNGGATDLQLDDDNLIRPVYILSKHLMTELCPAVCSPSEKTGGDVSEESSCK, encoded by the exons ATGGAGGCACCACCGTTCCTCCACCACCCTCCCAGGTATGTCCCGCTGTCCCACCGTCCCCCCGCTCCCCTGCCTCCGCCTCCTCCTCCGCCCCAAAGCTTATCCACGGACCCTAATTTCTACCCGCGCTTCCTTCCTCCGCCGCCTTCTGCTCCTCTGCCACCCCAATCCTACCGCCCCcttcctccgccgccgccgctgcgGCCCCCGTCTCACCAATCGCAATTCACTTTCCTCAATCATCACCCCGTTGAAGACTTCGATTTCCCTCGCCGTCATTCTTCTCCGCCTAGGGTTTTCAATAGGCCCCTGTTCGATGACGATCGATCCCGTCTTCGTATCCACGAATTGGATAATTCTTTTCCCGATCCCGGTCCTGAGTCATGGGTGGGTTCACCTGTTGTTTGCCGTCGTTTTTTCGACGATCAAATCCCTGTGTCTCCCTTTCGGCTAGCTGATAATCATAGGCTTGGTCTAGAAGGTAGTTTTAGGTTTAGAGACGGATTGACTGATGCGTTCGAACCTAATCATAGTCCAGAATTTTTACGAAGTCGATCTGGTAGTCGCAGCACTGATTACCACGATGATTATGTATCAAGTTCCAGCggtcctcataggagatcttctTTTGGTGATACACTTGTTGATTCTAACCCTAATTCCTCGAGAGATAATGGGTCAAACATGGGGAGTTATGAATCTTTTCATGGTATGGGTTCAGATAGTGATAGGTTTCGAcgtaagaaaaatataagatggaCTCATGATCTGCCGCCCTCCAGAGATTTTCCTGATGCACCAGTGGAGACAAAAACGAATGAGTTCGGTGAAGGTGATGGAGAACCCCGACTTGGTTTCTCCAGGCGGGCACCTCAAAGTTATGGTACGGGTAGATTTGTTTCTAGAGGTAGTAGAGAAGGTAAACAAGATTTCCGGCAGAGTCCCAGAAAGAAAATACAGAAGAAGAGTGCATTACTTAGGATTCAATATGGGAAGTCTCATAATAGGAATAGAAACGATGAATACAATTTTCCTTCAGCTCGAACTGATAACTCAGACCCCAGTAGGTTTAGAAGTAGAGGCTCCTTCATTTATTCTAATAACAGAATGGAAGAAGATAGAGAGGGAAGCCCAGTGGAGCTTGATGTTTCGTTTAAATCTAATGCACTGGTAGCCAAGGCTGTTGTGACCTCTACAAGTAATGGAACTGAATCTGATAGGAATTTGCAGCCAGGAAATAAAAAGTTTGCAGATCTTTTAAACTTGCCACCTACCAAACTAAGCCATAATCCTGTGAAATCAAACAGCCCCACGAATGCTTTGGATTGCCCATCTATTTCTTGCAAGAACCCAAAGCAGTCGAGGGAGAATGTCATGGATTTTAGTGGTGAAGCTGTACGTGGTTTTGGTTCACAATCTTGTTCCAGCGGCACCATCAGTTCTCATGGATATAATACACCAAAAGAACTGGTTTCACATAAGCATGGTACTGTTGACTTGGATGGAATATCTTCGCTGAGGtcaaggaagaaaaataaagttgTAAGCACTCTTTCTCGTGGGTCAAGATCACGGACAATCAAGAAAAATGCTGAGCTTGTCAAAGAAGACAGATCCACAACTAGTCTACCTGCAGCCTCACAGGCTGGTGAGGATGATATgcaatttaaagagaaaaaagcTTCTTCTTCTATGGTTCTGGTAGATAATATTGAGGTCCAGCCTTATTCAAATGGATTGACTGAACATAATAAAGTGGATGAATTTCTAGGGGTTATAGTTTCGGCTAAAGCTGGTGCTGACATTGATTCTGGTGGATCACATATATGGAACATGAGGGGTGAGGGAAATATCTCTTCCCCACTTTTGGGTTCATCGAGTCCTCTGAAAACCAAAGTTGATGTGGGTACAGTAACTGAAGATACAAAGGTTGAGTTGAATGCTGTGTCAAGTTCTGACAGGGTTCCAGTTGAATTGTATATAAGTTCTCCATCTGAATTTTTTCACATGGATCATATTAGCCAGAGATCTCAGAATGAACCCCCTGTAATTCTTCAAAATGATCTTTTTAAAGAATCTTTAGAGTCTAAGTTGCCAATAGGAGATGATGTTAATCATTTACTCCGTCCCCAGGAAATCAAGGTTCAGAAGGGTCCCTTGAATTTACACAGCAATTTTCATGAAGGGGATAATGCTTCAAATTCTGAGAATGGCCTTACTGGAGAGAAACTGAATGATACTGTTGCTAATGTTTATGATGTAAATGCTGGTGCTATTTTTAAAGAAACTGCCTTATTGGTGGAAAGTGCTGCTTTGGAAGGATTGCCAAGGTCCATTCCTTCAATTGAAAGCAATGGTACATTTGGTTTGTCAAGTGCAAAGGAAACCATCAAGAGGGGCTTTGATGCAAGTGTCTGCATTCACAACGAAAGTACTGCCTTAGCTTCTAACAGTGTTGTTACTAATTCTGAATGGAAAAGACCTGTTTGTAAGATTGGTTTTGTCGACAACAATAGCCATGAGTCATGTCCAGCTGGTTTGATAAAGACTATTCCTGTAGATGGACTTTCAGAGCCCACAATGTCATGTGGAGGAAACCTACATGTTAATGTTAATGGGTGTTCACCTAATAAGAGAAAAGACAGGGAGATTCCTTTGGAATTGTTAAGTCCAAGCAAAATCAGTTTGCTTGTTAATGAAGTTAGCACTTTACATCCAGTAGCTACAACCTTAAGCTGTCCCGTTGAGGATTTTAGTTCTGCTGAACATGAAGTTATGATTTTGGGTGCAGGGAACAATGATACTGTCATAGCATGTACCGACAAGGACAACATTGTGCATTGGGACAGTTCAACAAAAGGTTATCTGGAAAATGACCTTTCAGTTAAACGGTGTTTTGAGGTGAGTCAAAATGCAACTTCTCCCAATCatatgaagaagagaaaagtcTCTGAATCAGTTTCACCTTCTCCATTGCCCTCTGAGACACAGGAGGAGCCTGTAAGTGCTGGTTTCTTCATGCACAGTGTGGAAGTTCCTTCAAGTACTGATGGGAATTTGATACAATCAGAAGATGGAGTTATGGTGTCTAACATGGATACTGTGTTTTCTTCTGGCTTTCCTCTTTGTTCAGAGAGTACGACTTTGTTGTTAGGAAATACGGAGGTGGGAGCCTCACGGAATGGCTTGGTGGGTGAGGGCTGTAATATTGTTGTTTCAAAACTTGAGCAACGATATCCTTATCCATTAGGAGTGGTAGGTGagcagaaagaaaaagattctGTGGCTATTATGACCAGAACAAATAATCAATTTGATACTCTTGATACGGAAAAAGCTAGAGGGGAAAATATAGATGCTTCCAAGACTGACAAGGAGCCAGGAATACTTTGCTCAGGAACCGTTCAGCAGAGAATTCCCTTAGGAACTTTGTCTCCAGCCATTGATCAAACAAAACCTGTTACTGATGTGGAGTATGACAGTTGCCTTCTTGTGAAGGATGGTTTGCCGTCTTTATTAAACACTTTGTCCACTCATGTAGATGGTAATGATATCTCTGATATTAATTTGCCTGATGAAATGGAGCCTGAGCCTATGAAATTATCTAATCAGGACCCTACAGAGAAATTATCAACTATCTCAGCCTCACGCTTCAAGGAAAATGCATCAGATGGCCAAGTACCAAGTGAAAAGGGATGCGAGGATGTAACAAAAACTGATAAGCTTGTGTTTGAAGGTCATTCACCATATTCTTTGAATACGTCTTTGCAAGATGTGGCTCTTGACAAGAAATCAGGCCATACAGTGGGACTTGTTCACTCCATAATTTCCAAGGTTGGAATCAGGCCTCAGGATGGAAGAAAAACTTCTGGTTGGAATTCTATGGGTGGGGAAATTAACATTAGAAAAAACCAGCTGGCTTCGGCAGTCCCTAGAGGATTTCCTAGCCATTTATCTTTAAAGAAAACAGAAACATCAAGCTGCCTCTCAAAACCCAGAACCTGGCATCGAGTTAGCAATCCTGCTGCTTCATCTTTTCCAGGAAAGAAATCCTACACGAGGACTGCTGCTCCACATTGGCAGTCACCTAGTGGTATTGGAAAGAATCAGAATGCTTCTTACATTCGTAAAGGTAACAGTCTCGTAAGAAAACCTTCTCCAGCAGCTGCTCCACTTAATTTCTCTCATGCATCAGGTTCATCTGTCTACCGGTTGAATTCTATGGGAATAGATGGATTGAGTAAAGGGACAGTAGTTGAGAGCAAGGTCAACGGCAGTGACCCACTGATTTGCTCGAGTACTGGGCAGAATTCTGCTCTTGAAAGGCCTCAAACACCTCCATTACCCAACTTATCCAACTCCATAACCTTATCTTCAGGAAATGGAGCACCTTTACCATTGGCAGATTCCCTGGTAAATGGTTGCTCTATAACTGAGTCAGATCCTTCAAAACATAAAGAGAATCCAGATTTACCAAAGCCTTTTGAGGATGCTCCAAATTCTTTTGGGACTCATGACTATCAAAATGGTCAAACCAACAATTCTGGAAGCCAGAATTTACTGGAAGATGGAAATTCAGTGTCTCTAGAAACAAAGAAGATAGTATATTTGAAGAGAAAATCCAATCAGTTGGTTGCAGCttccagttctagtgacacatcTATTCAGAATGTAGATAAGGCTGAAGCCCCGTCCTCTGATGGTTActataaaaggaaaagaaatcaGCTCATTAGAAAGTCGCTGGAAGTAACTGTAAAGGTTAACATGTCTGATGACACTTCAAAATTAGAGGGGAAAAGCAATCTTCAGGTTTCTACAAGCAGTTCTAGTAGGCAGCGCCCTGGTAAAG GTTTAGCAAAGGCATATAAACCTTCAAAATACTCTTTGGTTTGGACACTTCGGGATGCATATTCATTGAAGAAAGATAATCCATTGCTACATCAAGTGTGGCCACATCTATTTCCGTGGAAAAGAGCTACATACTTGAGAAGTGTCATGCATAATTCTGCCTCCGTTTCCAATTATAATTCCTTGTCCGCAATCAG TCGGAAATTGCTGCTCTCAAGAAAAAGGGAAACTATCTACACAAGGTCTGCTCGGGGATTGTCTCTTCGGAAATCTAAGGTTTTGAGTGTTGGTCGGTCTAGTTTGAAGTGGTCAAAATCCATTGAAAAGAACTCGAGAAAGGCAAATGAG GAAGCTACACTGGCTGTTGCTGCAGtacagaagaaaaaaagagagaagagtgGTGTTAATGCTGTTTCTGCTGGGACAAAGACACCAACAACAAAGAATAGAAATCATTCTTTCCGTAAGTCAGTTCATAGTATAGAGCTGCGCCCAG GAGAGCGTGTGTTCCGTGTTGGTTCTGTTCGATACAAAATGGATCCAACGAGACGGACACTTCAGAGGATTGCAG ACGAGGAATCGCCATGTTCGGTTACTGCTCAGtctgagaaggaagaaaagaaatcgCCTGTTCCAAAGAGATTACTGATTGGCAATCATGA GTATGTTCGAATAGGCAATGGTAACCAGTTGATTCGGGATCCCAAAAAACGAACAAGAATTTTGGCAAGTGAGAAAGTTCGATGGAGCTTACACACTGCTAGACTGCGGTTGGCTAGAAAGAGGAAGTACTGTCAGTTCTTCACGAGGTTTGGGAAATGTAATAAGGATGATGGGAAATGTCCTTATATTCATGATCCATCGAAAATTGCTGTCTGCACAAAATTTTTGAAGGGTTCATGCACTGATCCAAACTGCAAATTGACCCATCAG GTAATTCCTGACAGAATGCAGGACTGTTCATATTTTCTGCAAG GATTGTGTACCAATGAGAGTTGTCCTTATAGACATGTAAATGTGAACCCCAATGCCTCGATTTGTGAAGGTTTTCTCAAGGGCTATTGTGCTGATGGAAATGAG TGTCGAAAGAAGCACAGCTATGTCTGCCCTGTTTTTGAAGCAGGAGGAGTATGCCCTCTAGGTTCCAAATGCAAGCTTCACCACCCAAAAAAACGAAacaagggaaagaagaagaacccTTGTGGAGAACAGAAGAATGCTCGTGGACGTTACTTTGGCTCCATGCAAATCGATACTTCTGAATGCCAAACAGCTGTGGCTGGAAAGCAAACCGGGAAGGACGGCGAGAATATATTCTTTGAAGAGGGAAGATTTGCTGATTATATCCATCTAGATGGTAgtgatgaagaagaagctggAGATATGGACAGTAAAGCAAGTGAGGAAACAACCACATGGAATGGTGGCGCTACAGATCTCCAATTAGATGATGATAATCTAATCAGGCCCGTTTACATATTGAGCAAACATCTGATGACAGAATTGTGTCCAGCTGTTTGCAGTCCCAGTGAGAAGACCGGAGGCGATGTTTCAGAGGAATCAAGTTGTAAATAA